The nucleotide window CTGTGTTATGTCTGGACTTTCTCCTGGATGGAGTTAGGGGCAGGGTGCCCTCTGCCCAACCCTCCCCTGAATATCCCCACTCTCTGCCTTTACAGGCCTAGAGGCTGGAACAGGgaggtctctttttttttttttttttcaatttttccctgagatggagtcttgctctgtcacccaggctggagtgcagtggtgtgatctcggctcactgcaacctccacctcctgggttcaagcaattctccagcctcagcctcccaagtaactgggattacaagtgtgcatcatcacacccagctaatttttgtatttttagtagagatggggtgtcaccatgttggccaggctgatcttgaactcctgacctcaggtgatccgcccaccttggcctcccaaagtgctgggattacaggcgtgagccaccacatctggccggAGGTGGGGAGATATCTTGTAGCTCACAGTGACCCTGGGCTTTAGTCCTTCCAGGGTAGACTAGAGGGTTAATAGCTGGAATTCAGGCAGCAAGGCCCTCCTCTCTGCTTTTGGCAGCCATGTTGCAAACTCTTATTAGCTGGAGGTCTGGAGGCCCTGCTAACCTTAGAACCCCAAGCCCCACCCGTCCCACCCTGGCCTACACAGCCACAGGGTATTTGCAGAAATCTGTAGATCTGGACATGAGGATTCACAGATAACCCTGTTTAGTGttggtcttttttctttgagGGCTGAgaccttccctctctccctttttggGGATAAGCTAGTTCCTAGgatataaggattttttttttagcgaGGGGTGTGGAAGCTGTGCCTGGAGGTAATTATGAGAATGGGTGGGACTTGAGGGAGAAGAGAGGTTCGGGTTGGTGGGCTGGGGACTCCCGCTGACAGCCCTCTGTTCCCCCAGGGTTTCTGTTCCTGGCTGACAGCCATCTTCAGGATAAAGTAAGTGGACCATCTTCAAGCtctaaagaaagagagaaacttcaGAACCTGGCATCTCCCTAGAAAATTGAGAAGCCAGCAGCTTTCAGGGCCTTAGCACTCCTTGCCAGCCCAGcaccctcctccctgctctggaAGGCCAAGCCCTGGGGACCCGAGCCTCTGCTGTCCCCTGGACACTCACTTGACCCCACAATCTCCTCTGTGACCCCCCCTGCCTGGGGGGCCCGCTCTGCCCTCTTCTCTTCCTGCCCTGCCCCACGTAGAGAGAAGGGGTGgagcccctgcctcagcctctgtgcAGCCAGCGGGTGGGGGCAGCAGTAGGCTGGAAGCAGCCAGCCAGCGGCAGGCAGAGCCTGTGTCCAGCAGGCAGAACTCAGGAGATCCAGCCAGAGTCCAGCAGGCAGGCAGTGAGCACTGAGAAAGGCAGGAAGCCGGGACAGGTCAGCACTGCCACCACCCACTCCCCTAAGCCTCCTGCATGGGTACCTCACTTCACTACACCAGGCTCAGCCACACCCATGAGGTGCTGCTGCCCCTCTTCCCATCCTTCCTTCACTTCTGCCTCTTTTACCACTCCTCCTCCTGCTggtcctccttctttctcctcttcctccctccacagatatttctcttttttcttcccttttctctgcattcccatttttcttcttccccttcctctctgcagtctcttttttcttttacctctttctttccttctagcCCTCTGCCTTCATCCCTCCCCTTCTCCatgcatttctcctttttctccctccccctctcttctGCCTTGCTCCCCTCTCCCCTCACAGAAAATAGGGGACAAAGAAGTCCGATTTCAGCCCTGTAGTACTGCCAGATCAGCTGGAGCTAGGGtgggtttggggtgggggtgggtcaGGGCAGGCAAGTTGCAGCCCCTTTCTTGCCCTGGTCCTAACCTAATTCCTCTGTCCACCCCGTACGGCTGCAGGGATGATGAGATCCGGGACAAATGTGGGGGCGACGCCGTGCACTACCTGTCCTTTCAGCGGCACATCATCGGGCTGCTGGTGGTTGTGGGCGTCCTCTCCGTAGGCATCGTGCTGCCTGTCAACTTCTCAGGGGACCTGCTGGGTCAGTGAGGGCCAGGACGGCTAGGGTGGAGAGAGGATGGGGCTGGAGGGGATGTGCCCTGACCCCACcatcatcctctccctcttctcacccCCTAGAGAACAATGCCTACAGCTTTGGGAGAACCACCATTGCCAACTTGAAATCAGGGTAAGATGTGAAGCTGGTCGGCCAGGCCAAGGTCTATGACCAGAGTCTGGGCCATGATGTGGGACAGAGAGGAAAGGCAGCTGCATTGATGGGAGCAAAGGCTACAGGGATGGCTGAGGGTCCCTGAGGGCTTGAGTTGGAGACAGAAGAGGGGGATGCCTGCTGAGGATCCTCCAAGGATGACCAGATACAGAAGAGGAGGGTGAAATCTCAGGAACCAAGGAGGGCCAGCTGGGGCAGTTGGAGACACTGTAACCAGCGGGTAGGGTGTAGAGAGGTGGCCTATCAGGGACATTTTCATTGGAATGGGAGAATCTTGGGGTCTAGGGGATGTGGGATGTGGGCCTGCCTTGTGAGGAGTCAGTGCCAGAAGGCTGGTGGCAGTAGAGGGCCCTGTCTGTATCAAGGGTTTAACACTGACAGGCTGAGGCATCTCATCTGAGTGTGTCCTAGCCCCAGTGGCTCCCATGTATCCTCTCTGCTCCTCCCAGGAACAACCTGCTGTGGCTGCACACCTCCTTCGCCTTCCTGTATCTGCTGCTCACCGTCTACAGCATGCGTAGACACACCTCCAAGATGCGCTACAAGGAGGACGATCTGGTGCGTGGAGCAGAGCCCAGGTCCTGCCCCGCCCCcagcctcttcccttcccttccctgcaggCCTCTCTTGTCTCAGCCCCAAGAGGTGTCAGCTGGGTTTGAATGCTGGCACAGCATCCTGCAAGTTACATAACCTCCCAAGccacaattttctcatctgtgaaatgggataacAACAGTACCTCCCCCAAGGTTGTGGGGAATACGCGGAAACAGCCATGCTGtgcccagcacttggggaagtaGCTGTGGCTGACATTAGGATAGTAATATTCATTCCCCTTCTACATGCACTCACCAAGCCAGAACCAGACACCTACTCCATGCCAACCACTGTACTGGGTCCTCGGGGTCTAAGGAGCTGAAAGTAGTACCCCCTTCATCTGCCTCTATAACCCCTCAAGAGCCTAGGATGGCGTGGCTCTTTTGTTAGGCTCACTGCCTGATTTCTGTTAGAAACACTCCCCTGCTTTCCCTGGGACCTGGCTTATCCATAACCAAGGCCTCCTGTCACCCCATCTGCTCCCCTCTGCTCACCTACTTCTCTACCCCCTCAAAACAAAACCTCCTTCTCtagtgccccccaccccccacatccTCTGGCTCCGCTGGGGTCAGGCCTCAGAAGGCAAACCCactcccctgtcacccaggtgAAGCGGACCCTCTTCATCAATGGAATCTCCAAATATGCAGAGTCAGAAAAGATCAAGAAGCATTTTGAGTGAGTAAGCCACACTTCCCCCTAGCCTCAAGCCCTGCTGCAGAGCCTTCTCTGCCTTTGAACTCCAAGAACATCCTTATACCCTAACCTGGAGCTCTGCCATGGGTGGGATAGAGATTAGATCCAGGAAGAAATGTCCGATTCCAGGGTGGTTTAGCACTTGGGCTGGGTGATAGGCCCCTTTAAAACAGGAAAACGAGGACAAAAACTTGAAGAGTGAGTCACTCAAACCCCCTATCCGCAAACCTCCTCCTGGCTCAGACTGGGTCTAGGTCGTTGACCCAGGGTCCACTGGAGTACATaccttctttaaaattaaaagcagcaTTCTGGAGTTTGTGTGCAGATATGACAGGGAGAAGCTCCTTGGTTTCCAGTGGATTCCAAGGAGTCCAGGAGAATTTGAACTGTGTATTCTCTTGAGACTTTTTCAGCTCTGGAATTATGTCTTGGGGTGGGTAGAGCAGACCTCCAGGACTGTCCGGTGGCCAGAAACTAGAGAAAAGGGAGGTGATGTAATGAGGCAAAGTGGGAACTCACCTGGTCACCCCATGACTAGGGATGCATCTTGGGGCACAGCTCATAGGGTGGGGAATGAGAGTGAAGGGCCCCTCCATGGGGGTGTGTAGGGACGGTCTCTATACCACAGGATTAGGGCTCTTCTCACATATGCATCTGTTCACTCAGCAAACTTTCTCAAGTGCTGTTAGTCATAAGTTACCGTAGTGGGCTTTGGGACTGTAAAAAAtgaataaggccaggcatggtagctcatgcctgtaatcccagcactttgggagaccaaggtgggcagatcacttgagcccaggagttgaagaccagcctgggcaacatagcaaggccccgtctctaccaaaaaaacaaacttagccaggtgtggtggcatgtacctgtagtcccagctacttgggaggctgaggtgggaggatcacttgaacccaggaggttgaggctgcagtgagccatgtttgcaccactgcactacagcctgggtgacagagcaagaccctgtttcaaatgtttcaaaaaataaaaaatagaagaggccaggcacagtggctcacgcctgtaatcccagcactttgggaggccaagatgggaggattacttgaggccaggagttcaagaccagcctggtcagcatagtGATACCCCGTgtcttaaaaacaataataaaagatcATTGagggctgggagtttgagaccagcctgaccaatatggcaaaaccctgtctctactgaaagtacaaaaattagctgggcatggtggcatgcaccagtagtcccagctactcgggaggctgaggcagaagaatcgcttgaacctgggaggcagaggttgcagtgagccgagatcgtgccactgcactccagcctgggcgacagagcgagactctgtctcaaaaaaagaaaaacgattGAGTTCTCAGGGGGTTCATCGTATGGTGATCGGCTTTAGGAGCTAATCCAGGGTCTGATCAGAGATTGCTCTGAGGTCAGTCTGTGGTCAGAATCAGGAGCTGGCCAGTGGTCATGATAAGGGATGTTGGTCTGGATCATGGCCCAGACTGAGGTTGAGATTTGGGCTCAGTCTACTGTCAAAATCAGggtttaggccaggtgtggtggctcacacctgtaatccccttgagaagattgcttgagcccgggagttcaagaccagcctggacaacatcttgaaaccccatctctacaaaaaaatataaaaattagccagacatggtagcatgcaccaatagtcccaactactcaggcaactgaggtgggaggatgtcttgagcccaaGAGACTGATGctgtagtgaactgtgattgcgccactgtactgcagcctgggtaatagggcaagaccctgtctcaaaaaagaaagtaaagaatcaAGGTTGAATCCGAGGCCCAGATCTGTCAGTTGGCCAGAATCAGAGTTCACTCACTATCCTGAGTCAGGCCTGTGTGTGATCCAATCAGAGATCGTGTTTGGGCAGGATTGAGAGTGAACATCTATCTGGTCAGGGTCAGATACCAGAGCCTGTGTTAGAAGATTAAGGACTGGTTTGTGATCAGCATTAGTAGATGGATACTCTTTCACACTACATGCAATTATTGACaaccttctatgtgccaggcacaaataaattagaaacaagCCCAGTCCTTATACAGGCTATAAAACAGCAGTCAAAATTAGATCATTCTTGTCAGTATGAGAGAACTGTTCGGGGTCCTGTCTGAGGTTCAAGCTGTCATCAGCATTACAGGGCACTCTGGTTCAGGATTAAGGACAGTGTGTACTCAGAATTaagtgacatcttttttttttttttctcataccaTCTTTGGTAACAATGAATTAGGTGACATCTTAATATTACCATCCAGTTGGAATCAGTTATCAGTTTGTATTGAAATCTggtgttgggtttttttcttgttgttgttttgatacaAATATCTagtgagcacctaccatgtgacTGCATGGGGAGGAGCTGGTGGTATAGCAGTAAACAACAGAAGGCCTGCCCTCATTTGCTTACAttttggtggggaggggtggaCAGGGAACAGATGAACTAGTAATAGAGACTGTGTCAAGAAGGGGTAGGTGCTAAGAAAACCACAGCAGGGAAGTGGGCAGGGTAAGAGGGGTTGGGAAGGGTTGCTATTTCTGATGGGGTGGACAGGGAGGGACTCTGACAGGGTGGCATTTGAACAGAGACCTGAGTGAACCCTACTAGTCAACCGTCTGTTCATTCAGCCCACATTTAttatacatctactatgtgcttcatgcctgggagacagagtagaACCAAACCTGATCCGTGTCCTTGGGAAGCTCAAGATCCTAGTTGTGTTTCAGGGGTGGGTCTATAGTTTCGTTTAGGAGAGGTCAGCCTATAAGCAGGGCTAAGGGAGACTGTAGTCCTAATTGGAGTTTTTTGGATCACTGGGATGAGCATGATGGAGTAGCCATTTCATTGATCTGCTCATTTGCCACGTGtgtattgaacacctactatatacAAGCTGTTGGGACAGGGCTGGGTATATGGTGAGTAAGAGACAGCCTTTGAGCTCATTGTCAGGATTAGGCAGGGCTTGTGGTCCAAGTCTATGGTCTGTCTGGATTGAAGGACTGTCTCATCACAATTAGGGACTATCTTGTGTGCAGATCAAGGGGCCTGTGTGGTTGGATTTAGAGGATTAGAGATTAGTCTAGTGAGAATGAGAGTGGACCCTTCCAAAGGGGAAACCTAAAACGGTTTGAGGAACAATATCAGAGGAAAGATCTTTAGCCTCCTGGGAAGTACATTTCAAGGACCCTATCCCAGATTTAAGTTTCTAAATTCTCATGGGTTTATGAGGTCTATGTTAATACTTTAGAACAGTAACTCATGCATTCAACACTTGGTGGtccttcattaaaacaaaaaatttttttgagaccgagtctcactctgtctccctggctggagtgctgcaATATGGgggtgtggtcacagctcactgtagctttgacctcctgggctgtatcaatcctcctgcctcagactcctgagtagctgggactacaggcactcaccaccacacctggctcaattttttttttcttttttttagagatggggtctcactctgttgcccaggctggtcatgaactcctggcctcaagcagtcctcctgtctcggcctctcacagtgttgggattacaggcatgagccactgtgttcaattgtaaaaaaatatataaattgtaataaaatataaaattttatattttatatattgtaataaaatataaaaattgtaataaaatataaaattgtaatttgtaaaattgtaaaaaaatataaaattgtaataaaatataaaaagactcAGTCTAGATTAAGGATTAGGATCAAAAAACAGTGAGTGATCAGATTTAAAAACGAactactggccaggcacggtggctcacacctgtaatcccaacactttttggggccgaggcgggtgaatcacaaggtcaggaattcaagaccagcctggccaagatggtgaaaccccatctctactaaaaacataaaaattagccaggcatggtggcacatgcctataatcccagctactgaggaggctgagacgggagaatcgctggaacccaggaggtggaggttacagtgaactgagattgcaccactgcattccagcctgggcgacagagcaagactccacctcaaaaaaaaaaaatctattaggctgggtgcggtggttcatgcctgtaatcccagcactttgggaggccaaggcgggccaatcacctgaggtcaggagtttgagaccagcctggccaacatggtgaaatcccatctctactaaaaatacaaaaaaaaaaaaaaaaaaaaaaaaagattagctgggtataacctgtagtcccagctagtcggaaggctgaagcacgagaatcgcttgaacccaggaagcgaaggttgcagtgagccaagatcacatcactgcatcttagcctgggggacagagtgagactctgtctcaaaaaaaaaagaaaaagaaaaaaaaaaaaaaaagaaactattcccaccagccatggtggctcactagtgtaatgccagcactttgggaagctgaggcaggaggatcacttgaaccccggagttcaagaccagcctgggcaatacaacgagaccccatctcaaaatatttcaaacaaacaaacaaacaaatgaactatTCCTTCACTCAGCAAGCATTCTTCAAGTCCTGCCCAGTACCAGGTACCAGTGAGTCAGTGACAGTTTCTCTCTGGTCAGTCTTAAGTCAAGGTAGGGATGAATCTGGGGTCAAGGTTAGGAGGTCAGTCTTGGGTCTGGGTAACAAGTCTAGGGTCAGTCTTTGGCCAGGGTGGGCTTAAGATTCAGTCTTTGGCCACTGTTAGAGGTCACCCTCACCCTGGTCAGGGGTCAGGATCAATCTCTTGTCTATCTTGGGCCAAAGTTAGAGATCATTTGGTAGACTGGGTTATGGGTTGATTGAGGTCCATCTGTGGTCAAGGCTAAGTGCTGGGCTGTGACCGGGTCTTCTGGGAACAGAGTTAAGGAAGTATATAGCCTATGACTAGATGCAGTTTCTCTCAACCTAAAGGTCACAGCCCTGGACAGGAGTCAGATCATAGCCCAGGCTTTCCCAGCTGCATGCAGTGTGTCCCTGCACATCCTGGTTCGTCAGCCCAGCCTGCACTCACACAGTGCTCAGGCCTTCTGCTCCCACTTCCCCACTCAGATAAGCATGAGGAGGAACTGCAAAGCTTTATTCTTGGGGAACTCTCAGTTTTGTAGACTAAGAAAAAGGCAGCTTGAATTGgagctgtggggtttttttgtctttttttttttttttttgagacagtctcgctctgtcgcccaggctggagtgcagtggtgtgatcttggctcactgcaaccttcgcctcccgggttcaagcgattctcctgactcagcctcctgagtagctgggactacaggcatgtgccaccacgcccggctaatttttgtatttttagtagagacagggtttcaccatgttggccaggctggtttcaaactcctgacctcaggagatcctcctgcctcggccccccaaagtgctgggactacagacgtgagccaccacatccagccggAGATGTGTTTCTTGAAGGTGATGGGGTCTTAGATGAAAGTCAGGGGCAGGTGGGTGGGGTCCCTGCACAAGATGATACATGGACTGTGTTTCAGGGAAGCCTACCCCAACTGCACAGTTCTCGAAGCCCGCCCGTGTTACAACGTGGCTCGCCTCATGTTCCTCGATGCAGAGAGGTAAGGGACTGCGGGCAGGGAAGGGAAACACCAAGGGCCCCCTGCCATTGTGGAGGACATGTTGGCTACCACACAGGCTCCCCTGCTAGATTTTTTCCTAGGGCATTTGATTTTAATCCAACTCTTTGGAAGGCCTGTTAATTCAGCTCTGGAAAGAGCAAGGCCTGGAGGTTAGAGTTTGTTGTGAGGGGAAGGGGGCCCATGGTCGTCACTGCATCTGAGGACATGCCCTTCTTTGGCTACAGTATGAGAAATTTAGGTCAGCCTGCAGGAAGAACTTCTGGCCCTCTGGGGATGGGTGGGGAGACCTTAGGGTGTGGCCACATCTGAAGCATGTATCCTAAACAAATTCAAGAACAAGACAGCTCCTGTCCTTGGGGCGTGAGCTAGATGACCCCCAAGCTGAGCCAACCCCAGCCCCAGAAGTAGGTGACCAGACATCTGGGTCCCACAGGAAGAAGGCCGAGCGGGGAAAGCTGTACTTCACAAACCTCCAGAGCAAAGAGAACGTGCCCACCATGATCAACCCCAAGCCCTGCGGCCACCTCTGCTGCTGTGTGGTGCGAGGCTGTGAGCAGGTATGACGCAGGCTGGCTGTTGAGTCTGGGGACGGGTTGGACTGGTCCTGGGGAGGCAAGGCTGGGGCCCTGCCCTCAGTGAGTCCCCAACTGTCCCTGGAATCCTTGAAGCCTCAGTTCCCACtgttgggtttgtctgatgtccCTACAGCGACCAGGTTTTCAAACCTCAAATTAGAAGATGTCAGCCAAAAGGGCGATGTTGTGCTGTACCCACTGACTCTGGGGACTTGAGCAAGTTGCTTACtgctcagtgcctcagtttcctcatggggTTAATGTGCCCACTTTATGAGAGTGTTGTGAGGGTAAAGTGAGTAATACATGTAAAAAAGCTTAGaggtgctgggtgcagtggcacatgcctgtaatcccagcactgtgtgaggctgaggtgggtggatcactcgagccaggagttgagaccagcctaggcaacatggcaaaacctgatctctacaaaaaatacaaaaattagccaggcatggtgctgcacacatgtagtcccagctactcaggaggctgaggtgggagggtcactttagcctggaaggttgaggctccagtgagctgagatcctaccactACACTCAcgcctgggcatcagagcgagaccctgtttcaaaaacaaaaatgcttagTGGAGCAGTGCCTGGCTTGTAGAAAGCCCCAAGTCAGTGTGGGCTGGATGCCGCAGGCTCCGGCCTGGCTTTCCAACTGGAGGCCCTGGCCCTAACCCTCCCACAAAGGTGGAGGCCATTGAGTACTACACAAAGCTGGAGCAGAAGCTGAAGGAAGACTACAAGCGGGAGAAGGAGAAGGTGAATGAGAAGCCTCTTGGCATGGCCTTTGTCACCTTCCACAATGAGACCATCACCGCCATGTGAGTCCCCAGCTTGGCCCTCGGCCCTGAGCAGCCTGCCAGGGCTCTCTGACCCCTGTGCTCATGGCCTTCTGCCAGCAGTGTGGCCTCTGGGTGGGCCTGTGGTTACCAGTGCCCATCTTTCTAGCATCCTGAAGGACTTCAACGTGTGTAAATGCCAGGGCTGCACCTGCCGCGGGGAGCCACGCCCCTCATCCTGCAGCGAGTCCCTGCACATCTCCAACTGGACCGTGTCCTACGCCCCCGACCCCCAGAACATCTACTGGTGAGCACACAGGTGGCAGGGCAGGCTTTCCAAGGCCTGGGGGGGGCTCAGTAGgtagggggaggagagggagtgTCTTGGTGTCACTAGGGGCCAATCCTGCCCTTGGTCCCTGGAGTGACTGCCCCCAACCTTTCCAGGGAGCACCTCTCCATCCGAGGCTTCATCTGGTGGCTGCGCTGCCTGGTCATCAATGTCGtcctcttcatcctcctcttcttcctcaccaCTCcagccatcatcatcaccaccatggACAAGTTCAACGTCACCAAGCCTGTGGAGTACCTCAACGTGAGGCCCCATGCCCCTTTCACTTTCCACGCTGGGTCACAACACACAGATACCAGGCCCTGATCCCTCTTCCCCCAGCCCAGCCCGTTCTGCTTCTTCCAGCCCCCTGCCACCAACGAGCTCCCAAAAACCCCTGTGTGCACTTCCCTTGGGCTCCCTGCCACCTTCCCCCTCAGAGAGGTCACCCTTAGGTTTGCAACACCTGGAGAAACAcccagggaagagagagagcctGCATTTAGTCCTGATCTCAGAGAAGTCCCCTTCCCTCATGCCTCAGTCTTTCTAACTGAAAAAATGGAAGGGTTCGACTAGATCAGTGGCTTTTAGACTTCGATTCTGATCTCTTTATCAGCGTGAAACCCAATGTGGAAAAGCAGGGCTGCTCCGATGACAGTAGGGTGGCATGCACATCCGCCTagcctcccctcacccctcctgCCATGCACAGAGCATACCTCTTTAGAACCTCAGAGTTTGAAGAAGGACAGTTTGCAAATCACAAGCAGTGATAATAGCGTAATAGATAAGACCCAGACTGCATGGATTCAAATCCCTACCTCATGGTTTGCTACCTAGGGAAGCTATTGAATATTTTtttgcctcagtttactcatctgtcaaatggggtaACAGCATTATTGTGAGGATGAAAACATGGAAAGTACATcaacagtgcttagcacatagtaggtgttcagcaAATGCTGACTCTCAGTATTATTCACCCTGGGGTTATACATATGGCCCtggcccccaccctcaccccagacCTCCAGATGTTCTGGACTTCCAACACGGGCGCCTTGAGAGTTGTaaggcccagggcccagctgAGGAGGAGGCACATAAGCAAAGCCACCTGGGTCCCCTAGACTGCCCTGCCTGACACACCCTGTGCCCTGCTGCAGAACCCCATCATCACCCAGTTCTTCCCCACCCTGCTGCTGTGGTGCTTCTCGGCCCTGCTTCCCACCATCGTCTACTACTCAGCCTTCTTTGAAGCCCACTGGACACGGTAAGGTGCCTCTACTCACACCACACCTTGCTGTGGCCTGCCCTCAACGACCCGTCCTCACGGGGCAGCACTTTGCCCTTCAGGCTCCTGGCAGTCGCACAGCTGGCAGGGAAGGGGTAGTGCCCAGCACCCTCACCTTGGGAGGCCCACTCTTCCCGGGGGACACTCCTTGGACATTGTCATTGTTGGGGGAGCACGTCTGGGGCCTGGGCTCCCTTGACCTGTACCGttccctgctcccctccctccagcTCTGGGGAGAACAGGACCACCATGCACAAGTGCTAcactttcctcatcttcatggtgCTGCTTCTGCCCTCGCTGGGACTGAGCAGGTGAGTTGAGGAGGATGGGAGAGGAGCCAGGGTAGGGGGATTGCAGGACAGGGAGAGGAGAGCAGTTCAGGCTCCCTACCTCCCTTACAAGGCAAGGGGCCCAAGATGGGAAACCTGGCCACCCCCAGGCCTCCTGAGCTACC belongs to Macaca thibetana thibetana isolate TM-01 chromosome 4, ASM2454274v1, whole genome shotgun sequence and includes:
- the TMEM63B gene encoding CSC1-like protein 2 isoform X2, with the protein product MLPFLLATLGTTALNNSNPKDYCYSARIRSTVLQGLPFGGVPTVLALDFMCFLALLFLFSILRKVAWDYGRLALVTDADSVASAMHGDSHDRYERLTSVSSSVDFDQRDNGFCSWLTAIFRIKDDEIRDKCGGDAVHYLSFQRHIIGLLVVVGVLSVGIVLPVNFSGDLLENNAYSFGRTTIANLKSGNNLLWLHTSFAFLYLLLTVYSMRRHTSKMRYKEDDLVKRTLFINGISKYAESEKIKKHFEEAYPNCTVLEARPCYNVARLMFLDAERKKAERGKLYFTNLQSKENVPTMINPKPCGHLCCCVVRGCEQVEAIEYYTKLEQKLKEDYKREKEKVNEKPLGMAFVTFHNETITAIILKDFNVCKCQGCTCRGEPRPSSCSESLHISNWTVSYAPDPQNIYWEHLSIRGFIWWLRCLVINVVLFILLFFLTTPAIIITTMDKFNVTKPVEYLNNPIITQFFPTLLLWCFSALLPTIVYYSAFFEAHWTRSGENRTTMHKCYTFLIFMVLLLPSLGLSSLDLFFRWLFDKKFLAEAAIRFECVFLPDNGAFFVNYVIASAFIGNAMDLLRIPGLLMYMIRLCLARSAAERRNVKRHQAYEFQFGAAYAWMMCVFTVVMTYSITCPIIVPFGLMYMLLKHLVDRYNLYYAYLPAKLDKKIHSGAVNQVVAAPILCLFWLLFFSTMRTGFLAPTSMFTFVVLVITIVICLCHVCFGHFKYLSAHNYKIEHTETDTVDPRSNGRPSTAAAVPKSAKYIAQVLQDSEVDGDGDGAPGSSGDEPPSSSSQDEELLMPPDGLTDTDFQSCEDSLIENEIHQ